Below is a window of Bifidobacterium asteroides DNA.
TCCCGAAACAAGGGCGTCTTGTTGCATGTGAATGGTGCCTACTTGTCTGCCAGTCGTACGGGGTTGTAGGCGACGCCGAACCCGGCTGTGACGGCTCCCGCGGCCGTCGAGATGAACCCGCCGATCCCGGGGCGGCCGAAGCACATGAAACCCAGCCCCACCACCGAGGCAAGAAGGCCAAGCACATAGACGGCCGTGCGCACCGCGTCAGAAAAGACCGGCGTGTAGCCAGGCCGGCCCGACGCATGCTCCGGCATAGGATCGCTGCCTGTCACGGCTGTCCTCCTTTCAGAAGGTCCTTGGTTGAGCCGAGCCTGGAGGGCCCTGACGGTCGCAGGGCCGAAACTGCCGTCCCGGGCCAACCCCAGCCTGGCCTGCACCGCACGGACCAGCTGGCTCCCATACCCCCCATACGTGCAGGAGACAAGGCTCGGCCAGGCATAAGCGCGCCCGTCAGGCTTCACCTGGCCGGAAACCACCCCGTCCACCGGAGTGCCCATAACCTGCTGCCACCGTCTGACCGTGGCCGGCCCGCAGGAGCCGTCCACCGCAATCCGAGGCACAACAGGATCCGGAGCCAGCCCAGGCTTGCCCGCAGGCAAGACGCGCGCCAAACGATCGATGCGCGCCAGGTCATACGCGCCCGGACAAGCCGTGTCACATTGGGTTACACCCTGATATGCCAACAGCAGCGGCCAATGGCTACCCTAACGCGGATCGGTCTTGGCAAACTTCAAACGCCTCAGGAGGACCACAGAATCTCTGCGACCAAACCGCGTATGCACCTCCAATCCAACGGCGCCAGCGGACCGGCCCAAATTCACCCTTGGCAACTTCTGGCCCAGTATGTCAGCAGGCCGGGCATGTCTAACAAATCGAAGTCACGGCGGCCATCCTGACTTCTTCCTAGGCGGCTTCGGCATACACAACTGTCATCTGGGCAAGAAACGGGCGTGGGGTTGCGCAACTGCTGATCACCATCTTCGTTCTCTTCATCGGCCCTCTCACCTCTTCAATCTGGGCCATCGTTGAAGGTGCGCAGATTCTTGGCTCACATCCAGGCTCGCCTTGCCGCATGGACCGCAAAGGACTCCAGCTGCAGGATTGAAAACGACAGACAATCAGCAGAGCACGGCACAGATGTCGCTTGATTACATCATGACACCCGCAGGATGCCATGCGCGCCTTTTTCGGCCAGACTCATGACGTGGTTGACTATGGAGTAGTCGCCGGGCTGATCGACCTTGAGCTCTACAAAGCCGCCTTGAGCAGGCAGCAGGGGCAGGACCTGCGCTCCGGCCGATGAAGGACCGGCGGAATTCGCACCTGCGCTTCCGCCAATCAGGTAGCGGCCCTCAGTCCAGACCGTATCGAACTGGGTTCCCACGATATGGAAGGACAGCGGCTGGTTGGGGCCGGCATCCAGAACCCAGATGCGGACCCTTTGCCCCTTCTCCAGCTTGAGAGGGTGGGCGTCATATTGAAAGGCCCGACCGTTGAAAGTCATGATATCCGGGTTCATGGCCGCAACCTTTTCAGCATCGGCAGTCCCTCCATCGGACCCCAGATAGATCTCGGACTGGACCAGAACATATTCAGCAGCCACTGGCGGCAGGGTGCCGTCATCCACGACCAGGACCCCGTACATGCCGTTGGCTATATGGTTTGACATGGGGTCGCTGTTGCAGTGATACATCCAGATGCCAGCCCGACCAGCAGTGAAGGTGTACAGGAGCTCCTTGCCTGGCTCTATGTTGCGCATCATGGTCTGGGGGACGGCCGGGCCGGCATGAAAGTCAATGGAATGGCTCATGCTTCCCTTGTTTCTGATGGTTACTTCAAAGGTGTCTCCCACCCGGCCTCTGAGCACTGGACCTTGAGCCAGGGGCCGCGAACCCTTATCGCGTGGATCACTCGCATCGTCGAAGCTCCAGACCGTCCGCTCAATCCCTGCTGCCACCGGCTCCTTGCGCTCCTTGACGTCCAGCGTGTACTTTCTGATTCCAGCCTTCCCCTGATTGTCCAGCGGCGGAAGGGCGGCGTGGGCAGGGTCGCTCTTCTCTGCCTGCGACTTGAGCTTGGCGGCTGATGGGACATGGCTTAGGGCTGCCTTCCCTGCGGAGGACTGACCTTGCTCGGCAACAGCTCCACCTTTTGTTCTGATCTTGAGTTCCATGCCCATCTGGCGGTGTCCTGCCAACGAGCACCAGCCCAGTGTGTCGCCCCCCAGGACCCCCACGTCGACCGAGGCGCTCTGGCCTACCGGAACTGACCCTGTGCTCTTGCCATTGGCAAAAACCAAGTCGTGCCGCTGATCTCCGGTGTTTTGAAAATCCACAACCAGCCGGTCGCCTGCCTTGACGGTGATGACATCCGGCACAAAAGCCATCCCCTTTACCTTGATTGAGGCTCTGCTGGTGTGACCCGTCGGCGGGACGCTCTTTGACGATGCCCCCTGGACGCCTACGGCGCTAGGTGCTGCCTCGACCGAGACGGCCAGCGTCGGCCGCAGGGCCATCAAAGCCACGGCGGCCACGAGGATCAGCACAGTAGCCGAGGTGGCAATCAGGTCCATCCTCAGTGCCAGGGTCCCCATCCGTTCGTTTTGCGAGCCCTCGGGCTGGCGCCGACGGTAGCGCTTGGATGCCAGGACCTGCTTGCCACGGGCAGCCAGGTACACCACAATCAGCATCATGGAGAGGATTCCCAGCACATTCAGCAGGTTCCCGGCCTTCCATAAGGGCGTGTAGAGCCGGATGGCTCCGAGGAGCCTGATCAGCAAACCAACCTGCATAAGCGCCCAGGCACCCCAAAGGAGCGGATGGAAGGGCAGAGGCCTGCGGATGACCGAGGGAACGATCATGCAGACATGGGCGATGACCATGGTCATGATGAATCCCACAGCCAGCGCGTGCAG
It encodes the following:
- a CDS encoding multicopper oxidase domain-containing protein; the protein is MQNDQKMRKSGGGTALPRSRMVLLIGAGLAALLGLVAALIRADLIHPSDRVPLADLHGGLMVYGFLGAAIGLERAVAYRSGGSKKPSWGFLAPALGLLGSLLCLLSLTVSSRAAAPAWVRVELFGGIPWTLSMLIMTAMYLAIWHRQPSAEVLIQVLGSLVGLVGAFGWVAGLDASVLAPTWLFFLVLTIVGERVELARAVFSDIRLESGILGLSLLTVLVLPVQAMAPSVGYPLLGLSLGLLLLIMASHDVAKGTFRHGGLPGFMGTCMLSAYAWGLLAALIWMAAPVDSGTYWGDMALHALAVGFIMTMVIAHVCMIVPSVIRRPLPFHPLLWGAWALMQVGLLIRLLGAIRLYTPLWKAGNLLNVLGILSMMLIVVYLAARGKQVLASKRYRRRQPEGSQNERMGTLALRMDLIATSATVLILVAAVALMALRPTLAVSVEAAPSAVGVQGASSKSVPPTGHTSRASIKVKGMAFVPDVITVKAGDRLVVDFQNTGDQRHDLVFANGKSTGSVPVGQSASVDVGVLGGDTLGWCSLAGHRQMGMELKIRTKGGAVAEQGQSSAGKAALSHVPSAAKLKSQAEKSDPAHAALPPLDNQGKAGIRKYTLDVKERKEPVAAGIERTVWSFDDASDPRDKGSRPLAQGPVLRGRVGDTFEVTIRNKGSMSHSIDFHAGPAVPQTMMRNIEPGKELLYTFTAGRAGIWMYHCNSDPMSNHIANGMYGVLVVDDGTLPPVAAEYVLVQSEIYLGSDGGTADAEKVAAMNPDIMTFNGRAFQYDAHPLKLEKGQRVRIWVLDAGPNQPLSFHIVGTQFDTVWTEGRYLIGGSAGANSAGPSSAGAQVLPLLPAQGGFVELKVDQPGDYSIVNHVMSLAEKGAHGILRVS